The Streptomyces sp. Alt3 genome has a segment encoding these proteins:
- a CDS encoding glycosyltransferase family 2 protein translates to MKVSLVIPTYNSKELLAPCLVSLNHQIVAAPDAFEVVLVDDGSTDGTGEMVDALSLTYPLRRLYLPRTERSCRSAARNAGVEAADGEVIAFADGDQIIDPLFVQEHVRCHRDRTDVVAIGFRDYLAPGPVDLGLLGKEFAPEAFPPVAEADERAEVTRALSENLAGLATGWHFLYGCNVSVRKERLLAVGGFDENIKRWSFEDVELGYRLHRAGLVLVHTPYARVYHQAHPESDRERYADWRENFAYFVDRHPGTEVRLQWILDDYFDPDRENRLSWFDAYLRFEFACRALEGRLPLGRRYEVLVVDGTGLPGAAAEVARRGALTDLVVIDTTDDRDLPLTVQGLRTGRELLYFKRPDPRVLRKAADAFGFTAPEVPAAYEEAAA, encoded by the coding sequence GTGAAGGTCAGCCTCGTCATTCCCACTTACAATTCGAAAGAACTGCTCGCACCCTGCCTGGTGTCCCTGAACCACCAAATCGTGGCGGCACCGGACGCATTCGAGGTCGTACTCGTCGACGACGGCTCGACGGACGGAACGGGTGAGATGGTGGACGCCCTGTCGCTCACGTATCCGCTCCGCAGGCTGTACCTCCCCCGCACCGAGCGCTCCTGCCGCTCGGCCGCCCGCAACGCGGGTGTCGAGGCGGCCGACGGCGAGGTGATCGCCTTCGCGGACGGCGACCAGATCATCGACCCCCTCTTCGTCCAGGAGCACGTCCGCTGCCACCGGGACCGCACCGACGTCGTCGCGATCGGCTTCCGTGACTACCTGGCGCCGGGCCCGGTCGATCTCGGCCTCCTCGGGAAGGAGTTCGCCCCCGAGGCGTTCCCGCCCGTGGCCGAGGCGGACGAGCGCGCGGAGGTGACCCGGGCCCTTTCGGAGAACCTGGCCGGTCTGGCGACGGGCTGGCACTTCCTGTACGGCTGCAACGTCTCCGTGCGCAAGGAACGGCTGCTGGCCGTGGGGGGCTTCGACGAGAACATCAAGAGGTGGAGCTTCGAGGACGTCGAGCTGGGATACCGCCTGCACCGCGCGGGCCTCGTCCTCGTCCACACCCCCTACGCCCGTGTCTACCACCAGGCCCACCCCGAGTCCGACCGGGAGCGCTACGCGGACTGGCGTGAGAACTTCGCCTACTTCGTCGACCGTCACCCCGGGACCGAGGTGCGGTTGCAGTGGATCCTGGACGACTACTTCGACCCCGACCGCGAGAACCGGCTCAGCTGGTTCGACGCCTACCTCCGGTTCGAGTTCGCCTGCCGGGCCCTGGAGGGGAGGCTGCCCCTGGGGCGGAGGTACGAGGTTCTGGTCGTGGACGGCACCGGCCTGCCCGGTGCGGCGGCGGAGGTGGCCCGGCGCGGCGCCCTGACGGACCTGGTCGTGATCGACACCACCGACGACCGGGATCTGCCCCTCACCGTCCAGGGCCTGCGAACGGGACGGGAACTCCTCTACTTCAAGCGCCCGGACCCTCGGGTGCTCCGGAAGGCGGCCGACGCCTTCGGCTTCACCGCTCCGGAGGTCCCGGCGGCGTACGAGGAGGCCGCGGCGTGA
- a CDS encoding MATE family efflux transporter, producing the protein MPPKGNLGVFSLSWPIFLQLLSTYSMGLVDVWALGRISDDAAGAVGSVNTVATFVLMMFSFMGQGGSLVYARALGRGEPGQVREYYFVALLLHVVLGAAVSIALFVLAEDVAGLMGLRGQHLAFGTTFLQIVGGSAVLHSLVAMLGGVLAANGFTRHAMFAAVFTNVVNVTLILVLVLSTSGPRWGVRGVALSTALATCAGLLYSLWLVFFRIRIRFRRPGTVGQLKAHAALLVAFSLPTMLEPAFWQLAQIVTTRIISAVGTDELAARMYTLSITNMIGMFSSALSQGLQIALGHLAGAGETNRIRRLARNTRAAGVVAAVALALVTGLSGEWIMRGFTTDPEIADAGKLLLWCGLLYLPGSSLIMTTASSLRAVGHVVFPAVVGIVVLWAVFLPLAYALSLPLGLGILGVMIAMAVDENLRALLMDIRWRRLPGKRQERPALPEQTKRASVSDT; encoded by the coding sequence GTGCCGCCAAAAGGTAATCTCGGGGTCTTCTCCCTGAGCTGGCCCATCTTCCTCCAGCTGCTGTCGACGTATTCCATGGGTCTGGTGGACGTCTGGGCGCTGGGCCGGATCTCGGACGACGCCGCGGGCGCGGTGGGTTCGGTGAACACCGTCGCGACGTTCGTGCTCATGATGTTCTCCTTCATGGGGCAGGGCGGCAGCCTCGTGTACGCACGCGCGCTGGGCCGGGGGGAACCGGGGCAGGTCCGGGAGTACTACTTCGTCGCCCTGCTGCTGCACGTGGTCCTGGGCGCGGCGGTGAGCATCGCGTTGTTCGTCCTCGCCGAGGACGTGGCCGGCCTGATGGGACTGCGCGGGCAGCACCTCGCCTTCGGTACGACGTTCCTGCAGATCGTCGGGGGAAGTGCGGTGCTGCACTCCCTGGTGGCCATGCTCGGCGGAGTGCTGGCCGCGAACGGGTTCACCCGGCACGCGATGTTCGCCGCCGTCTTCACCAACGTCGTCAACGTCACGCTGATCCTCGTCCTGGTGCTGTCCACGTCAGGCCCCCGCTGGGGCGTCAGGGGTGTCGCCCTGTCGACGGCGCTCGCCACCTGCGCCGGTCTGCTGTACAGCCTGTGGCTGGTGTTCTTCAGGATCCGGATCAGGTTCCGCCGCCCGGGAACCGTGGGGCAGTTGAAGGCGCACGCCGCTCTGCTCGTCGCCTTCTCCCTGCCCACGATGCTGGAGCCCGCCTTCTGGCAGCTCGCACAGATCGTCACCACGCGGATCATCTCGGCCGTGGGGACCGACGAACTCGCCGCGCGCATGTACACGCTCAGCATCACCAACATGATCGGCATGTTCTCCTCGGCGCTGTCCCAAGGCCTCCAGATCGCGCTCGGGCACCTCGCGGGAGCCGGGGAGACCAACCGCATCCGCCGGCTCGCGCGCAACACCCGTGCCGCCGGGGTGGTGGCCGCGGTGGCCCTCGCCCTGGTGACGGGCCTGTCCGGCGAATGGATCATGCGGGGGTTCACCACCGATCCGGAGATCGCCGACGCCGGGAAGCTGCTGCTCTGGTGCGGCCTGCTCTATCTCCCCGGTTCCTCGCTGATCATGACGACGGCGAGTTCCCTGCGTGCCGTCGGTCATGTCGTGTTCCCGGCCGTGGTCGGCATCGTCGTCCTGTGGGCGGTCTTCCTCCCCCTCGCCTACGCCCTCTCCCTTCCGCTGGGGCTCGGAATACTCGGAGTGATGATCGCCATGGCGGTCGACGAAAACCTCCGTGCCCTGCTGATGGATATCCGCTGGCGCCGTCTTCCCGGGAAACGCCAGGAGCGTCCAGCGCTTCCCGAGCAGACGAAAAGGGCGTCCGTCTCCGATACCTGA
- a CDS encoding response regulator transcription factor, which yields MPSVLVVEDDQFVRSALIRHLTEASHTVRSVGTALEALREVAHFRFDVVVLDLGLPDLDGAEALKMLRSITDVPVIIATARDDEAEIVRLLNDGADDYLTKPFSVEHLSARMAAVLRRTRGAGAQAPPPRVLQVGGLSIDPLRRQAELDGTALDLTRREFDLLAFLAGRPGVVVPRRELLAEVWKQSYGDDQTIDVHLSWLRRKLGETAARPRYLHTLRGVGVKLEPPAAGPAA from the coding sequence ATGCCTAGTGTGCTCGTGGTCGAGGACGACCAGTTCGTACGTTCCGCCCTCATCCGGCACCTGACCGAGGCCTCGCACACGGTGCGCAGCGTCGGCACCGCCCTCGAAGCGCTCCGCGAGGTCGCGCACTTCCGCTTCGACGTCGTCGTCCTCGACCTCGGGCTGCCCGACCTCGACGGCGCCGAGGCACTGAAGATGCTGCGCTCCATCACCGACGTACCGGTGATCATCGCGACCGCGCGGGACGACGAGGCGGAGATAGTCAGGCTCCTCAACGACGGTGCCGACGACTACCTCACCAAACCGTTCTCGGTCGAGCACCTCTCCGCCCGGATGGCGGCCGTCCTGCGCCGCACGCGCGGAGCCGGTGCGCAGGCGCCGCCCCCGCGCGTCCTCCAGGTCGGCGGGCTCTCCATCGACCCGCTGCGCCGTCAGGCCGAACTGGACGGCACGGCACTGGACCTGACCCGCCGCGAATTCGACCTGCTGGCCTTCCTCGCCGGCCGCCCCGGTGTCGTCGTCCCGCGACGCGAGCTGCTGGCCGAGGTCTGGAAGCAGTCGTACGGCGACGACCAGACCATCGACGTCCACCTCTCCTGGCTGCGCCGCAAGCTGGGCGAGACGGCGGCCCGGCCGCGTTATCTGCACACCCTGCGGGGAGTCGGCGTCAAACTCGAACCACCGGCCGCGGGGCCCGCCGCATGA
- a CDS encoding sensor histidine kinase, translating to MRWALVKVCLAVTAMVVIAFAVPLGLVIKEMARDRAFSDAERQAATIGPTLTITTDREELIRAVLSTEPGGQGRLAVHVPADGTGGPRLEIGTRRATREDLATVGASGRASIADVPGGSVLLQPTALGSGGIAVVEVFVADDDVSNGVGTAWLVLAGVGIALIVGSVAVADRLGVRMVQPAQRLAGAAQDLGEGRLGTRVPEEGPTELRSAAVAFNSMADQVVQLLANERELAADLSHRLRTPLTVLRLNAASLGEGPAAEQTRAAVEQLEHEVDTIIRTAREQRPQTQGQQSGAGAGCDASEVIRERMGFWSALAEDEGRTVRLAGVDRTVRIPVARPELAAALDALLGNVFRHTPEGTAFAVDVHHSGDAVLVLVSDAGPGIPDPESALARGASGRNGAQGGVGSTGLGLDIVRRVAESTGGDLRIGRSVLGGTEVRIWIGLDGGPAERARRGHRVGRRSGSRGPRGGKGRNAELHGARDPRTGS from the coding sequence ATGAGATGGGCCCTGGTCAAGGTATGTCTGGCCGTCACCGCCATGGTCGTGATCGCGTTCGCCGTGCCACTCGGACTCGTCATCAAGGAGATGGCCCGCGACCGCGCCTTCTCCGACGCCGAGCGGCAGGCCGCCACCATCGGCCCCACCCTCACCATCACCACCGACCGTGAGGAGCTGATCCGCGCCGTCCTGTCCACCGAACCCGGCGGCCAAGGACGCCTCGCGGTCCATGTCCCCGCCGACGGGACGGGCGGCCCCCGACTGGAGATCGGCACCCGCCGCGCCACCCGTGAGGACCTGGCGACCGTCGGAGCGTCCGGACGCGCCTCCATCGCGGACGTACCGGGCGGCTCCGTACTGCTCCAGCCCACCGCGCTGGGCTCGGGGGGCATCGCCGTCGTGGAGGTCTTCGTGGCCGACGACGACGTCTCCAACGGCGTCGGCACCGCCTGGCTGGTGCTCGCCGGTGTCGGCATCGCGCTGATCGTCGGTTCGGTGGCCGTGGCCGACCGGCTCGGCGTACGGATGGTGCAGCCCGCCCAGCGCCTGGCCGGCGCCGCCCAGGACCTGGGGGAGGGGCGGCTGGGCACCAGGGTCCCCGAGGAGGGGCCCACCGAACTCCGCTCCGCGGCGGTCGCGTTCAACTCCATGGCCGACCAGGTGGTCCAGCTCCTCGCCAACGAGCGCGAGCTGGCCGCCGACCTCTCCCACCGGCTCCGCACCCCGCTGACCGTGCTCCGCCTCAACGCCGCCTCGCTGGGCGAGGGCCCGGCCGCGGAACAGACCAGGGCGGCCGTCGAGCAGCTGGAGCACGAGGTCGACACGATCATCCGCACGGCGCGTGAGCAGCGCCCGCAGACCCAGGGCCAGCAGTCGGGCGCGGGAGCGGGGTGCGACGCCTCCGAAGTCATCCGGGAACGCATGGGGTTCTGGTCGGCGCTCGCCGAGGACGAGGGACGCACGGTGCGGCTGGCGGGAGTGGACCGCACGGTGCGGATCCCGGTCGCCAGGCCCGAACTGGCGGCGGCTCTGGACGCCTTGCTCGGCAACGTCTTCCGGCACACCCCGGAGGGCACCGCCTTCGCGGTCGACGTGCACCACAGCGGCGACGCGGTGCTCGTGCTCGTCTCGGACGCCGGCCCCGGTATACCCGATCCGGAGTCCGCCCTCGCCCGCGGTGCCAGCGGGCGGAACGGGGCTCAGGGCGGGGTGGGATCGACCGGTCTGGGGCTCGACATCGTCCGCCGGGTCGCCGAATCCACCGGCGGTGACCTGCGGATCGGACGGTCGGTGCTCGGTGGCACCGAGGTGCGCATCTGGATCGGGCTGGACGGCGGACCGGCCGAGCGGGCGCGCCGGGGGCACCGGGTCGGGCGGCGAAGCGGAAGCCGGGGCCCGCGGGGAGGCAAAGGGCGGAACGCGGAACTCCATGGCGCCCGGGACCCGCGAACGGGCAGCTGA
- a CDS encoding cellulose binding domain-containing protein, which produces MGTSTHRRTASTRTKAVGALVAAAVVGGTVLALTGTAQAAAVGATYTRASGWTGGYTGQYVVSNDTATVQSGWTLEFDLPAGTKIESLWNGEHTVSGNHVTVEPASWNKDIAPGGSVTVGFVAASAGTAADPRSCLINDAACSTDGGTAPEPSGRPTVTPTAAPTPAPTKTPTPTGTATAGPTETATAEPTAEPSGPAGGTADGAGFAPYVDTSLHPAYDLLDTASKTGVKEFTLAFITSGGSCAPLWGGVTGLGDDKVAAQITALRAAGGDVRVSFGGAAGAELALHCSSAAELATAYGKVIDAYGLTKVDFDIEGGALPDSAANSRRAQAITQLQRSHPGLDVSFTLPVMPEGLTQPGVDLIADAKKNGVTIGAVNIMAMDYGVSYSGDMGDYAAQAATATQAQIKGVLGLSDAAAWKAVAVTPMIGVNDVATEIFTVQDATQLVSFAREKGIGRLAMWSGTRDAQCAGGAKPTADATCSSILQEPLAFTKAFGAFR; this is translated from the coding sequence ATGGGCACCAGCACGCACCGGCGTACGGCGAGTACCCGCACGAAGGCGGTCGGCGCGCTCGTCGCCGCAGCGGTCGTGGGCGGCACGGTCCTCGCACTCACGGGCACGGCGCAGGCGGCCGCCGTCGGCGCCACGTACACCAGGGCCAGCGGCTGGACCGGTGGCTACACGGGGCAGTACGTCGTCTCGAACGACACCGCGACCGTGCAGTCCGGGTGGACGCTCGAATTCGACCTGCCCGCCGGGACGAAGATCGAGTCCCTCTGGAACGGCGAGCACACCGTCAGCGGCAACCACGTGACCGTCGAGCCCGCGAGCTGGAACAAGGACATCGCCCCGGGCGGATCCGTGACGGTCGGCTTCGTCGCCGCCTCCGCCGGAACCGCCGCCGATCCGCGGAGCTGCCTCATCAACGACGCCGCCTGTTCCACGGACGGCGGCACCGCGCCCGAACCGAGCGGACGCCCGACCGTGACCCCGACGGCCGCGCCGACCCCGGCGCCCACGAAGACCCCGACGCCCACGGGCACCGCGACCGCCGGGCCGACGGAGACCGCGACCGCCGAGCCGACCGCCGAGCCCTCCGGTCCGGCCGGCGGCACGGCCGACGGGGCCGGATTCGCCCCGTACGTCGACACCTCCCTCCACCCTGCCTACGACCTGCTGGACACGGCGTCGAAGACGGGCGTCAAGGAGTTCACCCTGGCGTTCATCACCTCGGGCGGCAGCTGCGCCCCGCTGTGGGGCGGGGTCACGGGGCTCGGCGACGACAAGGTGGCCGCCCAGATCACCGCGCTGCGAGCCGCGGGCGGTGACGTGCGGGTCTCCTTCGGTGGAGCCGCGGGTGCCGAACTGGCTCTGCACTGCTCCTCCGCCGCCGAACTCGCCACGGCGTACGGCAAGGTCATCGACGCCTACGGCCTGACCAAGGTCGACTTCGACATCGAAGGCGGGGCGCTGCCCGACTCCGCCGCCAACTCCCGTCGTGCGCAGGCCATCACCCAGCTCCAGAGGTCGCACCCCGGGCTGGACGTGTCCTTCACGCTGCCGGTGATGCCGGAGGGCCTGACCCAGCCGGGCGTGGATCTGATCGCGGACGCGAAGAAGAACGGCGTGACGATCGGCGCGGTCAACATCATGGCGATGGACTACGGCGTTTCGTACAGCGGGGACATGGGCGACTACGCCGCCCAGGCAGCCACGGCCACCCAGGCGCAGATCAAGGGCGTGCTCGGGCTCTCGGACGCGGCTGCCTGGAAGGCGGTCGCGGTGACCCCGATGATCGGCGTGAACGACGTCGCAACCGAGATCTTCACCGTTCAGGACGCCACCCAACTGGTCTCGTTCGCAAGGGAGAAGGGCATCGGCAGGCTGGCGATGTGGTCGGGCACACGCGACGCCCAGTGCGCGGGCGGCGCGAAGCCGACCGCGGACGCGACGTGCAGCTCGATCCTCCAGGAGCCGCTGGCCTTCACCAAGGCGTTCGGCGCCTTCCGGTAG
- a CDS encoding ABC transporter substrate-binding protein — protein sequence MRITRTVAGRGRRTAVMATTGLSAAALLLTGCSDSGSDSDEADANGNITLTVADFGQFGYKEAGLFAKYHELHPNITVKENVTADEQVYYPKFLQQLNTGSGLADVQGIEVGRVKELVDTKADAFADLSKVIDPDQWVNWKALQASTDDGKVIGAGTDIGPMSICYRRDLFEQAGLPTDRTEVAAKLAGGWEDYLALGEEYKKKAPKDTFFMDSASAMYNGVVSSDSEQYYSKDGKAIYKESAGVQAGWKLASEAVDKKLTQGLAQFSPPWQAALRKGSMATVACPAWMAAQIATYSGDDFKGKWDIARTPGETAANWGGSFLSVPAKGKHVKEAGELVKWLTAPEQQAAVFKAAGLFPSNKGAYDLPDVKTAKLEYFNNAPIGEIYAEEAQAIPAAVLGPKDGVIKDTISTQINNMEQRGTKPDDAWKAATEAIDKVIG from the coding sequence ATGCGCATCACCCGCACCGTCGCAGGTCGAGGCCGCAGAACCGCCGTCATGGCCACCACGGGCCTCTCGGCCGCCGCCCTGCTGCTGACCGGCTGCAGCGACTCGGGATCGGACTCGGACGAGGCCGACGCGAACGGCAACATCACCCTGACCGTGGCCGACTTCGGACAGTTCGGCTACAAGGAGGCGGGGCTCTTCGCGAAGTACCACGAGCTCCACCCGAACATCACGGTCAAGGAAAACGTCACGGCCGACGAGCAGGTCTACTACCCCAAGTTCCTCCAGCAGCTCAACACGGGCAGCGGCCTGGCCGATGTGCAGGGCATCGAGGTCGGCCGCGTGAAGGAGCTCGTCGACACCAAGGCGGACGCCTTCGCCGACCTCTCCAAGGTGATCGACCCCGACCAGTGGGTGAACTGGAAGGCGCTGCAGGCGAGCACCGACGACGGCAAGGTCATCGGTGCCGGCACCGACATCGGCCCCATGTCGATCTGTTACCGCCGCGACCTCTTCGAGCAGGCGGGTCTGCCGACCGACCGCACCGAGGTCGCCGCGAAGCTCGCCGGCGGCTGGGAGGACTACCTCGCGCTGGGTGAGGAGTACAAGAAGAAGGCCCCCAAGGACACCTTCTTCATGGACTCCGCCAGCGCCATGTACAACGGCGTGGTCAGCTCCGACTCGGAGCAGTACTACTCCAAGGACGGCAAGGCGATCTACAAGGAGAGTGCCGGCGTCCAGGCGGGCTGGAAGCTCGCCTCCGAGGCGGTCGACAAGAAGCTGACCCAGGGCCTGGCCCAGTTCAGCCCGCCGTGGCAGGCCGCCCTGCGCAAGGGCAGCATGGCCACCGTGGCCTGCCCCGCGTGGATGGCCGCGCAGATCGCCACCTACTCCGGTGACGACTTCAAGGGCAAGTGGGACATCGCCCGCACCCCGGGTGAGACCGCGGCCAACTGGGGCGGTTCGTTCCTCTCCGTGCCCGCGAAGGGCAAGCACGTCAAGGAGGCCGGCGAGCTCGTCAAGTGGCTGACCGCGCCCGAGCAGCAGGCCGCCGTGTTCAAGGCCGCAGGCCTCTTCCCGTCGAACAAGGGCGCCTACGACCTGCCCGACGTGAAGACCGCCAAGCTCGAGTACTTCAACAACGCGCCGATCGGTGAGATCTACGCCGAAGAGGCACAGGCCATCCCCGCGGCGGTGCTCGGCCCGAAGGACGGCGTCATCAAGGACACCATCTCCACCCAGATCAACAACATGGAGCAGCGTGGCACCAAGCCGGACGACGCCTGGAAGGCGGCGACCGAGGCGATCGACAAGGTGATCGGCTGA
- a CDS encoding carbohydrate ABC transporter permease, which produces MATTTPTRGVQGPRPGRRAPKPMTPGRQAWRSRLWRFDDKASPYAYIAPFFLVFGAFGLYPLIYTGWIALHRVEMTSLDQMEWVGWGNFSTILQDSEFWTAVTNTFVIGVISTVPQLMIALGLAHLLNYKLRASTFWRTVILTPYATSVASAALVFALVFRADGGLLNWVLGFFGAGETNWANGHWSSNIAIAVIVIWRWTGYNTLIYLAAMQAVPSDLYEAASLDGASRWQQFRNVTIPALRPTILFTIVISTIGSMQLFGEPLLLEGGQVGARGGTEHQYETLSIYLYNYGWNLGHLGPAAAVAWAMLVLLLLIAAINWLVGRFMRKTAA; this is translated from the coding sequence GTGGCAACCACCACCCCCACCCGGGGCGTACAGGGCCCGCGGCCCGGCCGCCGCGCCCCGAAGCCCATGACGCCCGGCCGCCAGGCCTGGCGCAGCCGACTGTGGCGCTTCGACGACAAGGCGTCGCCGTACGCCTACATCGCGCCCTTCTTCCTCGTCTTCGGGGCCTTCGGGCTCTACCCGCTCATCTACACCGGCTGGATCGCCCTCCACCGGGTGGAGATGACCAGCCTCGACCAGATGGAATGGGTCGGCTGGGGGAACTTCAGCACCATCCTCCAGGACTCCGAATTCTGGACCGCGGTCACCAACACCTTCGTCATCGGCGTCATCTCGACCGTGCCGCAGCTGATGATCGCGCTGGGCCTCGCCCACCTGCTGAACTACAAACTGCGCGCCAGCACCTTCTGGCGCACCGTGATCCTCACGCCCTACGCCACCTCGGTGGCCTCCGCGGCCCTCGTGTTCGCCCTGGTGTTCCGGGCGGACGGCGGCCTGCTGAACTGGGTCCTCGGTTTCTTCGGCGCCGGCGAGACGAACTGGGCCAACGGACACTGGTCGTCCAACATCGCCATCGCGGTCATCGTGATCTGGCGCTGGACGGGCTACAACACCCTGATCTACCTGGCCGCGATGCAGGCCGTCCCGTCCGACCTCTACGAGGCGGCCTCGCTCGACGGCGCCTCGCGCTGGCAGCAGTTCCGCAACGTGACGATCCCCGCCCTCAGGCCCACGATCCTCTTCACGATCGTCATCTCCACCATCGGGTCCATGCAGCTGTTCGGTGAGCCCCTGCTGCTCGAAGGCGGTCAGGTCGGAGCGCGGGGCGGCACCGAGCACCAGTACGAGACCCTCAGCATCTACCTCTACAACTACGGCTGGAACCTCGGACACCTCGGTCCGGCCGCCGCGGTCGCCTGGGCCATGCTCGTCCTGCTGCTGCTCATTGCCGCGATCAACTGGCTCGTCGGGCGCTTCATGCGCAAGACCGCGGCCTGA
- a CDS encoding carbohydrate ABC transporter permease has protein sequence MTTTSPITAPDHRRVSKAAVGDEPPRRRRFKPGAGRQHHAGPFAYFALVVVGLGSIFPLYWTLVAASRTQDEVLDTTPPLIPGGNLFNNLEAAWEQANLGKAIVNTVIVSSSITVATLFFCTLAGYAFAKMRFKGRGALMTAVIATLTIPPQLSVVPLFMMMSDIGWGGQLESVIFPTLVSAFGVFFMRQYLLEALPYELIEAGRMDGANNLRIVWSIVLPVARPAMMVLGMLTFVQSWNDFFWPYLALNQQNPTLQVALGQLSASYVPDQSIVMAGALISTLPLLVVFVIFGKQIVGGIMSGAVKG, from the coding sequence ATGACCACCACCAGCCCCATCACCGCCCCGGACCACCGCCGCGTCTCCAAGGCCGCCGTCGGTGACGAGCCTCCGCGCCGGCGCCGCTTCAAGCCTGGGGCCGGGCGCCAGCACCACGCGGGCCCCTTCGCCTACTTCGCGCTCGTCGTCGTCGGCCTCGGCTCGATCTTCCCGCTGTACTGGACGCTCGTGGCCGCGTCCCGCACCCAGGACGAGGTGCTGGACACCACGCCGCCCCTCATCCCGGGCGGCAACCTCTTCAACAACCTCGAGGCGGCCTGGGAACAGGCCAACCTCGGCAAGGCCATCGTCAACACGGTCATCGTGTCCTCCAGCATCACCGTGGCGACCCTGTTCTTCTGCACCCTGGCCGGCTACGCCTTCGCCAAGATGCGCTTCAAGGGCCGCGGCGCGCTGATGACCGCGGTCATCGCCACGCTGACCATCCCCCCGCAACTCAGCGTCGTACCGCTGTTCATGATGATGTCGGACATCGGCTGGGGCGGTCAGCTGGAGTCGGTGATCTTCCCGACCCTGGTGAGCGCGTTCGGCGTGTTCTTCATGCGTCAGTACCTCCTGGAGGCGCTGCCGTACGAGCTCATCGAGGCGGGCCGGATGGACGGGGCCAACAACCTCCGCATCGTGTGGAGCATCGTGCTGCCGGTCGCCCGACCGGCCATGATGGTGCTCGGTATGCTTACCTTCGTCCAGTCATGGAACGACTTCTTCTGGCCGTACCTCGCGCTGAATCAGCAGAACCCCACGCTCCAGGTGGCCCTCGGCCAGCTGAGCGCGTCCTACGTGCCCGACCAGAGCATCGTCATGGCGGGCGCACTGATCAGCACCCTGCCCCTGCTCGTCGTCTTCGTCATATTCGGCAAGCAGATCGTCGGGGGAATCATGTCGGGCGCGGTCAAGGGCTGA